From a single Minwuia thermotolerans genomic region:
- a CDS encoding class I adenylate-forming enzyme family protein — MTLHRGMIGTIDGIGPTIERLAAASPGSVALVDHRGALNRVRLAERIVAVAGWLSSKVPPGASVALHLPDTPDFIVAFVAAVWAGCNVQVLNRDWPRATVAEIRSRLRPDLLLDDPACLKAAAESGPTVAPAPPVSIDQPFYTGFTSGSTGLPKGFVRTQRSWIASFRSDNEEFAYSARDVFAVPGSFTHSMPLYGAIRGLYAGARVLCLGTGRPDRMVALMSAEEATVLYAVPTQLQTIVEAARRKKVRMPAVRLVLTGGAKAAPALQRAIAEVFPEAEFCEFYGSSELSYVSLARARENAPATSVGRPFPGVRIHVLGDDESPLPRGRVGRIFVESPFRFLGYALGSSKGELSFATAVPGAICVGDTGWLDENGFLHLAGRTSRMIVSSGRNIHPEAIEEVLERHPGVRSAAGFGIDDAKRGQRLVAVVRLEAGCVPACAELIRHCAVHLPDYNVPRIFHRIEDWPATASGKTDFPAIRGELAAGRLPRLS; from the coding sequence ATGACCCTGCATCGAGGGATGATCGGGACCATCGACGGCATCGGGCCGACGATCGAGCGGCTGGCAGCCGCATCGCCCGGCAGTGTGGCCCTCGTCGATCATCGCGGCGCCCTGAACAGGGTACGGTTGGCGGAGCGCATTGTGGCGGTCGCCGGATGGCTTAGCAGTAAGGTTCCCCCCGGAGCATCCGTCGCGCTTCATCTGCCCGATACGCCGGATTTCATTGTTGCCTTCGTCGCGGCCGTCTGGGCCGGGTGCAACGTGCAGGTGCTGAACAGGGACTGGCCGCGGGCGACTGTCGCGGAGATCCGCAGCCGGCTCCGCCCCGATCTGCTGCTCGACGATCCGGCCTGCCTAAAGGCGGCGGCGGAAAGCGGTCCGACAGTCGCGCCGGCCCCGCCAGTCTCAATCGATCAGCCCTTTTACACGGGCTTCACCTCCGGCAGCACCGGTCTACCGAAGGGCTTCGTCCGGACGCAGCGGTCCTGGATCGCAAGCTTCCGCAGCGACAACGAGGAATTTGCCTATAGCGCTCGTGACGTGTTCGCCGTTCCGGGTAGCTTTACGCACTCCATGCCGCTCTACGGCGCCATTCGCGGGCTCTATGCCGGCGCGCGCGTGCTCTGTCTCGGGACCGGCCGGCCGGACCGTATGGTCGCGCTGATGTCGGCGGAGGAGGCGACCGTGCTCTATGCCGTCCCGACACAGCTCCAAACGATCGTAGAGGCCGCCCGTCGCAAGAAGGTGCGCATGCCGGCGGTGCGGCTGGTGCTTACCGGCGGAGCCAAGGCCGCCCCTGCCCTGCAGCGCGCGATCGCCGAGGTGTTTCCCGAAGCCGAGTTCTGTGAATTCTACGGCAGTTCGGAACTGAGCTATGTCTCGCTCGCACGGGCCCGGGAGAACGCGCCGGCAACGTCCGTCGGACGTCCGTTTCCAGGCGTGCGGATCCATGTCCTGGGAGACGACGAGAGCCCTCTGCCGCGGGGACGGGTCGGGCGGATCTTCGTCGAGAGTCCGTTTCGTTTCCTGGGCTATGCCCTGGGCAGCTCCAAGGGCGAGCTGTCGTTTGCGACTGCCGTACCGGGCGCGATCTGCGTCGGCGATACCGGCTGGCTGGACGAGAACGGCTTCCTGCACCTTGCCGGCCGCACGAGCCGCATGATCGTTTCGTCAGGCCGCAACATCCATCCCGAGGCGATCGAGGAAGTGTTGGAACGGCATCCCGGCGTACGCTCGGCCGCCGGCTTCGGTATCGACGACGCTAAGCGCGGACAGCGCCTGGTGGCAGTCGTGCGACTGGAAGCCGGTTGCGTCCCCGCGTGCGCCGAGCTTATCCGTCACTGCGCCGTACACCTGCCCGACTACAATGTACCGCGCATCTTTCACCGGATCGAGGACTGGCCGGCGACGGCCTCCGGCAAGACCGACTTCCCGGCGATTCGCGGCGAACTGGCAGCCGGAAGGCTGCCGCGCCTTTCGTGA